Genomic DNA from Caldicellulosiruptor hydrothermalis 108:
TTTCTTTTATTTTTTTGTATTTCTCCCTTAGCTTAAAATTATGCTTTTCAAGTTCCTCTGGAACAATATAAAGCGAATTTGTCACCCTTTTTTCTCTATTCCTGTCACCCGTCACCGCCCATGGTTTTTCTACCTTTTGTGGTTGATAGTTATCGTCGAACTCAACAACCTCCATCATCTGTCCGAGCATTCCATCACCTAAAATCATAACAGGGTTTCGGTACTTGTCTGCAAGTTCAAACGCCTTCATTGTAAGCTCTACAGCTTCTTGCACAGAAGATGGCGCAAGTACAATCACCTTATAATCTCCATGTCCGCCACCTTTTGTAGCCTGAAGATAATCAGACTGGGCAGCATTTATATTACCAAGCCCAGGTCCACCTCTCATAATGTTTACAATCACGCATGGAAGTTCTGCACCTGCTAAATATGATATACCCTCTTGTTTCAAGCTTATTCCTGGACCAGATGATGATGTCATAACCCGCTTGCCACAGCTTGATGCGCCATATGCCATGTTAATTGCTCCAACTTCGCTCTCTGCCTGGATAAAAACACCGCCACTTTTTAAAAGCTTTTTAGCCATATACTGCAAAAGTTCTGTCTGAGGTGTGATTGGATACCCAAAAAAACATTCACAGCCAGCTCTCAGTGCTGCCTCAGCAATAGCCTCATTCCCTTTCATAAGAAGTTTCAAAGCCTACTCACCTACCTCAAACACTATATCAGGGCAAACCTTATAACAGCTTCCACAGCCAATACATGAGTTTTGGTCTTTTACTTCAACAGGGTTATACCCTTTTTTGTTTATTCTGCTCCTGTCTATATACAAGATTTTCTTGGGACAGATTTCCACACAAAGTCCACAACTTTTGCACTTATCATATTCGATTTTGAGTTTCAACTTTTCAACCTCCATAATGGCTTCTTATCTTATTATATACCTTCTAATGGCATATACAAGAGAATATTTTTTTATCTCTTCTAAAAGCTCCTCTTCAAATAGATTTTCTTCTACCACAGTAAGAATATAGGGAATATCTTTCTTTTCAGCTACATTCTGGATGACATGAAGACTTCTCATAATATCTTCTGGCTTTGTTTCTGAAAGAAGATGAGAATTATTTATAATAGCTGTAATGTTCATCCCCAGAATGCTCTCAATTTCATGCATGTTCTGCAAGATTTCTTCCTCATTTGAATTAAACGGCCTGTATATGTTGGCAACATAAAAAACACTGTACCCTTTTTTGTCAAGCAACTCTTTGAACTGGCCAACAACTCTACTGCCAAGCTCATCTCCACCTACATCTATTATGTTGACTCCGTTTGAACTGCTCAGCGCTTCAAAAACCCTGCCAGAAAGAACCGGAAGATCTATGCTTTTGTCCTCAAAGTGTGTGGAAATAAAATTTATATTTTTATTCTCAATAATATGCTTAATACTTCTCAGGTTATAATAAAAATTTATTACATCTGCATCGATTAAATTCACGTTGAAAAACTCCCCAAGCTCTAAAGAAACATTCAGAGCTATCTCACTTTTGCCGCTTCCCGCCGTCCCAACAAAGATGTTTGTTTTCCTGTTGACAAAGCTCAAAGGTACCGTCATGCACATTCCTTTCACCCTCATCTCAGTCACAAATTTTTCTTAGCAAATCCTTGGTAACATTTCATAATAAAGCATGTCCAAAATTCTCGTGCCGCCAAAGGTAGTTGACAGATATACTCTCTTTTCCCTACTTTCCTCCACTGTTCCAATCTCACATGCAAACCCATTGTATTTTCTCAAAATCTCAATAGCTTTCTCTTTTTCATCACCATTTACTATGGCAACAAACCTACCTTCACAAGCAAGATAATAGCTATCCAGCCCCAGAATATCGCACAGAGCTTTTACCTCATCTGCCACAGGTATCTTTTCTTCCTCAACTTTTATATCAAAGCCAGACTTTTGGACAATCTCATTTAAAGCTGTGGCAAGCCCACCTCTTGTAAGGTCTTTCATATACGCAACATCTACCTCTTGCATCAGCTCTGAAATTACATCTAACAAAAGCCCACAATCGGATTCTATCCTGTCTTTAAACCCAAGGTCTTCATTGTGAGAATATATGCATGCTCCGTGTCTTCCTATATCCCCACTGACAATCACAACTTGATTACCTTTTATCCTTGAAATCGAAGGCATTTTTTGGGTATCTCTTGCAACACCCAATCCAGTCGTATTTATAAATATCCCATCTGCCGCACCTTTTTCTACAACCTTTGTATCCCCTGCAACAACCTCAACCTTTGCTAAATCTGCATATTTCCTTATTGATCTTGTAATTTTCTCTAAATCATCCATTGAAAATCCTTCTTCAATTATAAAAGAAATGGTAATATACTTTGGTTCAAGTCCTGCAACAGCTAAGTCATTTACCGTACCACATACCGAAAGCTTTCCAATATCTCCTCCTTTAAAAAAATATGGCTTTACTACAAATGAATCTGTTGATATTCCCACTTTCATACCGTTTAAAGAAAATACTGTTGAATCATCACCGCTTTTCAATATTTCAGAACCAAATATTGGCTTGAAAAGGTCGTCAATCAGCTCATATGTCTGTTTCCCGCCATTGCCATGTTCCTTGCGAATAGTCCTCATCATTTCCACTTCCCATATCTAAAGTATGCATTGCAAGAACCTTCTTGTGATACCATACACGCACCTTTTGGTGTCTGAGGTGTGCATACCTTTTCAAAAAGAGGACATTCAAAAGGCTTTAATTTGCCTGTTAGTACATCTGCACATCTGCACGCAGAATTAGAAAGACTTTCATAGTCATATTTAAGCTGGACTGAAAAGGCAGAATACTCACTTTTAAGTCTCAACCCACCCCCCTTAATCAAGCCAAGTCCTCTAAAATACGCATCAGTTCTTTCAAAAAATCTCTCTATATACCTTTTTGCAACTGTGTTACCCTCTTTTTTTACAACTCTTTTGTACTCATTTTTTACAGTAAAATCATTATCTAAGATACTTTGTGTTAAACTCAGCAAAG
This window encodes:
- a CDS encoding 3-methyl-2-oxobutanoate dehydrogenase subunit VorB yields the protein MKLLMKGNEAIAEAALRAGCECFFGYPITPQTELLQYMAKKLLKSGGVFIQAESEVGAINMAYGASSCGKRVMTSSSGPGISLKQEGISYLAGAELPCVIVNIMRGGPGLGNINAAQSDYLQATKGGGHGDYKVIVLAPSSVQEAVELTMKAFELADKYRNPVMILGDGMLGQMMEVVEFDDNYQPQKVEKPWAVTGDRNREKRVTNSLYIVPEELEKHNFKLREKYKKIKENEVMVEEYLADDARVIFVSFGMCARIVKSAVNRLRQAGEKVGLVRPITLWPFPENELKRYASKEEVEFFIDIEMNLGQMLEDVKLSVEGKKTVHFYGRTGGMVPTIQEIMDFYYSLKK
- a CDS encoding 4Fe-4S dicluster domain-containing protein; the protein is MKLKIEYDKCKSCGLCVEICPKKILYIDRSRINKKGYNPVEVKDQNSCIGCGSCYKVCPDIVFEVGE
- the hypE gene encoding hydrogenase expression/formation protein HypE, giving the protein MMRTIRKEHGNGGKQTYELIDDLFKPIFGSEILKSGDDSTVFSLNGMKVGISTDSFVVKPYFFKGGDIGKLSVCGTVNDLAVAGLEPKYITISFIIEEGFSMDDLEKITRSIRKYADLAKVEVVAGDTKVVEKGAADGIFINTTGLGVARDTQKMPSISRIKGNQVVIVSGDIGRHGACIYSHNEDLGFKDRIESDCGLLLDVISELMQEVDVAYMKDLTRGGLATALNEIVQKSGFDIKVEEEKIPVADEVKALCDILGLDSYYLACEGRFVAIVNGDEKEKAIEILRKYNGFACEIGTVEESREKRVYLSTTFGGTRILDMLYYEMLPRIC